From one Bacteroidales bacterium genomic stretch:
- a CDS encoding SusC/RagA family TonB-linked outer membrane protein, protein MIKHLQLFKRAGLFILLFVACMSSGIAQQRTITGNVIDAQTKETLIGVTITSADDRTLGTVTDLDGNYRLAVPETVQALSFSYVGYATQIIPITGDVINVALEPGQELTEVVVVGYGTQRTKEVTSAIASVKSEDFNDGNVNDPIQLIQGKVAGLSIARPGADPNADFTVRLRGLSTFGSSTEPLIIIDGVQGASLKSVDPQDIASMDVLKDASASAIYGTRAASGVILITTKKGKLTEGKKGTTIDFNTNFTVETIDKKIDVLTKDEYLKFPNHTDYGSETDWMDAITQNGFTQVYNLALNGAQEKSNYRVSINYRNANGVVKSTGYDQLNGRLNYTQKALNDMLTFDLNLSATMRDEEYAPGSALGFVTNYNPTAPIYGTGSDTSAATAAFVEEWGGYFQQPAFAFYNPVAAIEQNTLDGTKKEIIASIKTDFQPVDWLKFGVFYSQERGNDLFGTYTSKYSLYNATRSDKSGNHSGFARKNSEDRFHQLMEITGEFQKDFNDFNVKVLGGYSWQEEITDRYSAYGEGFLTDAFTYNSLGSASGIVANDEMVSSNKFGTTLIGFFARASANWKDAIFLTANFRRDGSSMFGKNNQWGNFPGVSAGFDITKFVEIPYVNRLKIRGGYGQTGNLPPQPYLSQDLWNVDPNGNFFYQGDFIQAYKLVRNANPDLKWEVKKELSLGLDFYLLDYRLSGSIDYYNSKSTDLMLEYTVPVPPYPTDRMWLNVGELENSGIELALNFDVTPKDTFKWSTNFNFAYYLNTKLNKITSDIAEGESVRYYGVLGDPYLTGVETIKVYEGGPIGEIIAPVYMGIVYDSIKEQYVKAYKDIDGDSTFDAKTDVAVVGNGLPDFQFGWGNSFSYKNFYLNFFLRGVFGHSLVNVNNARFGEPSTIAIQSGMSIAQDFIEAQDGIQYSDVHVEKASFLKIDNFAFGYNFDLSENKYVSMIKLYLSGQNLFTITDYSGVDPEVRYGDSNDNNNPLAPGIDREKTYFSTRSFTFGINLIF, encoded by the coding sequence ATGATCAAACATTTACAACTGTTCAAGAGGGCAGGCTTGTTCATCTTATTGTTCGTGGCCTGCATGAGCTCTGGCATTGCACAGCAGAGGACCATCACAGGGAACGTGATAGACGCTCAGACAAAAGAGACGCTCATCGGGGTGACGATCACTTCAGCCGATGACCGAACCCTTGGTACGGTTACCGACCTGGATGGCAACTACCGCCTGGCCGTTCCTGAAACGGTGCAGGCCTTGAGCTTCTCCTATGTAGGTTATGCTACCCAGATCATCCCTATCACCGGTGATGTGATCAATGTTGCACTTGAACCCGGACAAGAGCTGACCGAGGTCGTGGTGGTTGGATACGGTACGCAGCGTACCAAGGAAGTGACCAGCGCTATTGCAAGTGTCAAATCAGAAGACTTTAATGATGGCAATGTCAACGACCCCATCCAACTGATCCAGGGGAAGGTTGCCGGTTTGTCGATAGCCCGTCCGGGTGCGGACCCCAATGCGGATTTTACGGTCCGGCTCCGGGGCCTTTCCACTTTTGGCAGCAGTACCGAACCCCTAATCATCATTGACGGGGTTCAGGGTGCCTCCCTGAAATCGGTCGATCCACAGGATATAGCATCCATGGACGTACTGAAAGATGCTTCTGCATCAGCTATTTATGGTACAAGGGCAGCATCCGGAGTGATTTTGATCACGACCAAAAAAGGCAAACTTACGGAAGGAAAAAAAGGAACAACCATTGATTTCAATACCAATTTTACGGTAGAAACCATCGACAAAAAAATTGATGTCCTGACAAAGGATGAGTATCTGAAATTTCCGAATCATACGGATTATGGAAGTGAAACGGATTGGATGGATGCCATTACCCAGAACGGATTCACCCAGGTATATAACCTTGCTCTGAACGGTGCACAGGAGAAATCGAACTACAGGGTGTCGATCAATTACAGGAATGCGAATGGTGTGGTTAAAAGCACGGGTTATGATCAGCTGAACGGACGTCTGAACTACACCCAGAAAGCCCTGAACGACATGCTCACGTTCGATTTGAATTTGTCAGCAACCATGCGGGATGAAGAGTATGCGCCGGGTTCTGCCCTTGGATTTGTGACCAATTATAATCCGACTGCCCCCATCTATGGAACCGGATCGGATACATCAGCTGCCACGGCAGCTTTTGTGGAAGAATGGGGCGGGTATTTCCAGCAACCGGCATTTGCATTTTACAATCCGGTGGCTGCCATTGAACAGAATACGCTGGACGGGACCAAAAAGGAAATCATCGCAAGTATAAAAACCGACTTCCAGCCTGTCGACTGGTTGAAATTCGGTGTGTTTTACAGCCAGGAGAGGGGAAATGACCTGTTTGGGACCTATACGAGCAAGTATAGCCTGTACAATGCCACCCGCAGTGACAAGTCAGGCAACCATTCTGGATTCGCCCGAAAGAATTCAGAGGATCGTTTCCATCAGCTTATGGAAATAACCGGAGAGTTTCAGAAGGACTTTAATGATTTCAATGTGAAAGTGCTGGGAGGATATTCCTGGCAGGAAGAGATCACGGATAGGTATTCCGCCTATGGAGAAGGATTTCTTACCGATGCCTTTACCTATAACAGCCTGGGATCTGCTTCGGGAATCGTTGCTAATGACGAAATGGTGAGCAGCAATAAATTCGGTACTACGTTGATCGGATTTTTTGCAAGGGCTTCCGCTAACTGGAAGGATGCCATCTTCCTGACAGCTAATTTCAGACGTGACGGATCGTCCATGTTCGGCAAAAACAATCAGTGGGGGAATTTCCCGGGTGTGAGTGCCGGCTTTGATATTACCAAGTTTGTTGAAATTCCTTATGTGAACAGGCTCAAGATCAGGGGAGGCTACGGACAAACCGGCAATCTTCCTCCGCAGCCGTATCTCTCACAGGACCTGTGGAATGTGGATCCCAACGGAAATTTTTTCTATCAGGGTGACTTCATACAGGCATATAAACTGGTCAGAAACGCCAATCCGGACCTGAAATGGGAGGTCAAAAAGGAATTGAGCCTTGGACTCGACTTCTACCTGCTGGATTACAGACTTTCGGGATCCATCGACTACTATAACAGCAAAAGCACTGACCTGATGCTCGAATATACGGTACCTGTACCGCCGTATCCTACCGACAGGATGTGGTTGAACGTGGGAGAACTTGAGAATTCAGGGATTGAACTGGCTTTGAATTTTGATGTGACCCCAAAAGACACATTTAAGTGGAGTACGAACTTTAATTTTGCTTATTACCTTAATACAAAGCTAAATAAGATAACCAGCGATATTGCTGAAGGGGAAAGTGTCAGGTACTATGGTGTGCTGGGTGATCCTTATCTGACGGGAGTTGAAACGATCAAGGTCTATGAAGGAGGCCCGATTGGAGAGATCATTGCACCGGTTTACATGGGTATTGTCTATGATTCTATCAAGGAACAGTATGTTAAAGCATACAAGGATATAGACGGCGACAGCACCTTTGATGCAAAAACCGACGTTGCGGTCGTGGGCAATGGGTTACCTGATTTTCAGTTTGGATGGGGAAACAGCTTTTCATACAAGAATTTCTATCTGAACTTCTTTCTCAGAGGCGTTTTCGGACACTCACTCGTGAATGTCAACAATGCCAGGTTCGGTGAACCAAGTACCATTGCCATACAAAGTGGAATGAGCATTGCCCAGGATTTCATTGAAGCACAGGATGGGATCCAGTACTCAGATGTTCACGTGGAAAAGGCCTCCTTTTTGAAGATTGATAATTTTGCCTTTGGCTATAATTTCGACCTTTCTGAGAATAAGTATGTTTCGATGATAAAATTATATCTCTCGGGTCAGAATCTATTTACGATTACAGATTACAGCGGGGTGGATCCGGAAGTAAGGTACGGGGATTCCAATGACAACAATAATCCTCTTGCTCCTGGCATCGACAGGGAGAAAACCTATTTCAGCACTCGCTCCTTTACCTTTGGAATTAATCTGATTTTCTAA
- a CDS encoding RagB/SusD family nutrient uptake outer membrane protein: MKKISLSVKIIIVIFLLGIIQPSCTKLEEEVYSDLTGELFFQDPDNLIYAFGAAYTNLYWLIGHKYGMIGKEAGTDLIIVPQRGGDWFDGGEWHRYHRQTWTSSEGYISFWWNICYEGINKCNQLIDQFNGVEGENALIAIAELRGLRALYYYWLIDLYGNVPIVDRFDYPADYKPSTNTRAEVFDFIEKELTEAMPLLSTETGLPMYGRINYFSASLILAKLYLNAEVFIGTPKYQEALDLCNAIILSDNYELEPDFFSNFVANATNSREHIMGLPFDQVNAQGFEVHLFTLHYSLQSKFGIQSATWNGVCAQEAFFNMFDSTDLRRNGLLFGKQYDDQGVQIQDPSYEKFDPANPTKPRDPDGAGLNLTPNVNMLEPNCLRQCGARIAKFPFIAGSDRYMSNDFPIFRYADVLLMKAELLLRTGGSSGEALDLVNQIRARAGAEPLNAVILEDILAERARELYAEGHRRSDMIRFGTYTQARWEKPDMSPDHVTLWPVPKAAMDANPQLEQNPGY; this comes from the coding sequence ATGAAAAAAATATCATTATCAGTAAAAATAATCATCGTAATCTTCTTATTAGGGATTATTCAGCCTTCGTGCACCAAGCTGGAAGAGGAGGTTTATTCTGACCTGACCGGGGAATTGTTTTTTCAGGATCCCGACAACCTGATTTATGCATTTGGTGCGGCCTATACCAACCTTTACTGGCTGATCGGCCATAAATACGGCATGATTGGCAAAGAAGCCGGTACTGATCTGATCATTGTTCCCCAGCGGGGCGGCGACTGGTTCGACGGTGGCGAATGGCATCGCTATCACAGGCAGACCTGGACATCCAGCGAAGGGTACATCTCTTTCTGGTGGAACATTTGCTACGAGGGTATCAATAAATGCAACCAGCTCATCGATCAGTTCAATGGAGTGGAAGGTGAAAACGCCCTGATAGCCATCGCTGAACTGCGGGGATTACGGGCTTTGTATTATTACTGGCTGATCGATCTGTACGGAAACGTACCTATCGTGGACCGGTTCGATTATCCTGCCGATTATAAGCCATCAACCAATACGCGGGCAGAAGTCTTTGACTTCATTGAAAAGGAGCTTACGGAAGCCATGCCTCTCCTTTCCACAGAAACGGGTTTGCCTATGTATGGCCGGATCAATTACTTTTCGGCCTCTTTAATCCTTGCCAAATTATATCTGAATGCCGAAGTTTTCATCGGGACACCGAAATATCAGGAAGCTCTTGATTTATGCAATGCCATCATTCTCTCAGATAACTATGAGCTGGAACCGGATTTCTTCAGCAATTTCGTGGCCAATGCCACCAACTCCCGTGAGCACATCATGGGTCTTCCTTTCGACCAGGTAAATGCCCAGGGCTTTGAAGTGCATCTGTTTACATTGCATTACAGTCTTCAAAGCAAGTTTGGCATCCAGAGCGCCACCTGGAATGGTGTCTGTGCTCAGGAAGCCTTTTTTAACATGTTCGATTCGACCGATCTCAGGCGAAATGGATTATTGTTCGGCAAGCAATACGATGACCAGGGTGTGCAGATCCAGGATCCCAGCTATGAAAAATTTGATCCTGCAAATCCTACAAAACCAAGAGATCCTGATGGTGCGGGATTAAACCTTACACCCAATGTAAACATGCTGGAGCCTAACTGCCTGAGGCAGTGTGGAGCGCGCATAGCCAAATTCCCGTTCATAGCAGGAAGCGACCGGTATATGAGCAACGATTTTCCAATCTTCCGCTATGCGGATGTACTGCTAATGAAAGCCGAATTACTCCTTCGTACCGGTGGCAGTTCGGGAGAAGCACTGGATCTGGTGAATCAGATCAGAGCCCGTGCCGGAGCTGAACCGTTGAATGCCGTAATCCTTGAAGATATACTTGCCGAAAGAGCAAGAGAATTGTATGCTGAAGGTCACCGCCGCTCGGATATGATCAGGTTTGGGACCTATACGCAAGCACGCTGGGAAAAGCCGGATATGTCGCCGGATCATGTAACGTTGTGGCCTGTTCCTAAAGCTGCAATGGATGCCAATCCCCAACTGGAGCAAAATCCGGGATACTAG
- a CDS encoding sugar-binding protein, producing the protein MKKALLLTILLASFISFEAMSQCGRVSLIGEFNDWAGDHFMTRNPENPALFTAFLTVTAEDDITEPPDTIITMKFRANADWAVNWGAADFPSGTGVQGGSDIPVPPGNYYVTFDCSTGAYDFTTTCGTIGLIGEFNDWAEDYPMHRDPADMNLWTTTLTVTAEDDISDPLDGIIDMKFRENGGWTVNWGAADFPSGTGLQNGANIPVPPGKYKITFNCATGEYNFTTTCGEIGIIGEFNGWASDVWMTRSETNPDEWHVVLSLNDAQDVDPAGDGFIKVKFRENADWAVNWGSTDFPSGIGTQNGPDLFVPLDELGITTDYFVTFNCATGAYNFAPTNGPISMIGEFNGWNGDVPLNRDKADPNLWTVSRSWYADSQVKFRENNDWTYSWGNTGWPSGTGITENGPNIPLVAGKYDVTFNSGTGAYNFVANDDFCGEIGLIGDFNEWGGSTIPYTDLLMVRDPEYPSQFTATVNFTSSTGILFRMDADQSFTDVWGGTSLCQTGVKDPTKIISVAGGKYNVTFNFKSGDYCFERLGNSVIAPKVFAMTMDGVLDESDWRINQNISRVVDGTASTDVNTVNFGVTYNDEFLFVGIDIVDAIPSKNDGGEVFLDGNKSGGAYDDKDVHLKFGLGGIEIVHGPEGIQCQLGFGLTTGGYAGEVAIPWAALGLTPGTVMGFDIIVSDDDTGAGVDYKLAWNGGKENYTNTSGFGDLVFGVLSCGCISIYNETIGDVVLRNPIDEPTKYVGTYNLDANYNLVFRKDMQSTVTWAKDAFPEGVAELGGPEIPATSGRYRIHFDCLTGAYKFEASPLPAEGIAYVAYTTTAPVIDGDLAEYDLAYGSEILVAGNGPNNNTVTWGAAWDQYSLYLGVKVVDAVVEGSGNPWDNDAIEYYIDGNNDKGSKVEAGFDTQLIQDFMSNSTVDTVLWFKADGVQATPDQWDAKWKPTSDGYAVELRLAWSIFDFAPGKGRAIGFSLGNNDSDNGIGRDFQTVWYGTGSNWSNPADLGELQLAGGPYFYGFEEIFFNTSINLYPNPASGNVYLQTTANDLNGDITIYVSDITGKTLKVINERLNGINNIVTIGTDDLPTGMYIVNILTESGKRAVKKLIVY; encoded by the coding sequence ATGAAGAAAGCATTACTCCTTACAATTTTACTCGCTTCATTTATTTCATTTGAAGCGATGAGCCAATGCGGACGTGTGAGTCTTATTGGCGAGTTCAATGACTGGGCTGGTGATCATTTCATGACACGCAACCCTGAGAATCCAGCTCTGTTTACAGCATTTCTGACCGTTACGGCGGAAGATGATATCACTGAGCCTCCTGATACTATCATTACCATGAAGTTCCGAGCGAATGCTGACTGGGCAGTAAACTGGGGTGCAGCTGATTTCCCTTCAGGTACAGGCGTTCAGGGGGGATCCGATATTCCTGTCCCTCCGGGAAATTATTATGTCACGTTTGATTGCAGCACGGGCGCGTACGATTTTACGACCACCTGCGGAACCATTGGCCTTATTGGCGAATTCAATGACTGGGCAGAAGATTATCCCATGCATCGCGATCCTGCTGACATGAATCTCTGGACAACGACCCTAACGGTCACGGCCGAAGATGATATATCGGATCCACTTGATGGCATCATTGACATGAAGTTCCGTGAGAACGGAGGTTGGACCGTGAACTGGGGTGCCGCTGATTTTCCTTCAGGCACGGGTTTACAAAATGGAGCCAACATCCCCGTCCCTCCGGGTAAGTATAAGATCACGTTCAACTGCGCCACGGGTGAGTACAACTTCACCACCACCTGCGGAGAAATCGGCATCATCGGTGAATTCAACGGCTGGGCAAGTGATGTGTGGATGACCAGAAGTGAAACCAATCCCGATGAATGGCATGTCGTGCTGTCGCTCAATGATGCACAGGACGTCGACCCAGCGGGTGATGGATTCATCAAAGTGAAATTCCGGGAGAATGCAGATTGGGCGGTGAACTGGGGCAGTACGGACTTTCCATCAGGTATCGGCACCCAGAACGGACCGGATCTTTTTGTACCTCTTGATGAGCTGGGCATCACCACAGATTACTTTGTGACGTTCAACTGCGCAACGGGTGCCTATAACTTTGCTCCAACCAACGGCCCCATCAGCATGATCGGGGAATTCAACGGCTGGAACGGCGATGTACCCCTGAACAGGGATAAAGCAGATCCAAACCTGTGGACCGTTTCCCGTTCCTGGTATGCCGATTCCCAAGTCAAATTCCGCGAAAACAACGACTGGACCTATAGCTGGGGGAACACTGGCTGGCCGTCCGGTACAGGTATCACGGAAAACGGTCCGAACATCCCACTGGTTGCAGGCAAGTACGACGTTACCTTCAACTCGGGTACAGGCGCCTATAACTTTGTGGCCAACGATGATTTCTGCGGGGAAATCGGCCTGATCGGCGACTTCAATGAATGGGGTGGCAGCACCATTCCCTATACCGATCTGTTAATGGTACGTGATCCGGAATACCCAAGCCAGTTTACGGCAACAGTTAACTTCACCAGCTCCACCGGCATTCTCTTCCGAATGGATGCAGACCAGAGCTTCACCGATGTGTGGGGCGGTACATCCCTCTGCCAGACAGGTGTGAAGGATCCTACTAAGATCATCTCCGTTGCAGGTGGAAAATACAACGTTACCTTCAACTTTAAATCAGGGGATTACTGCTTCGAAAGACTGGGCAACTCCGTGATCGCTCCCAAGGTGTTCGCCATGACCATGGATGGTGTTCTGGATGAATCCGACTGGAGAATCAACCAGAACATTTCACGCGTCGTGGATGGTACTGCCAGCACGGACGTGAATACGGTCAACTTTGGTGTCACCTACAACGACGAATTCCTGTTTGTGGGCATCGACATTGTTGACGCGATTCCGTCTAAAAATGATGGAGGTGAAGTCTTTTTGGATGGCAATAAATCAGGCGGCGCCTATGATGACAAGGATGTCCATCTGAAATTCGGGCTCGGCGGCATCGAAATCGTTCACGGACCTGAGGGAATTCAATGCCAGCTAGGTTTTGGACTGACCACCGGCGGATATGCCGGCGAAGTTGCCATTCCATGGGCTGCCCTGGGCCTGACACCGGGTACCGTGATGGGATTCGACATCATCGTTTCGGACGACGACACAGGTGCAGGTGTTGATTATAAACTGGCTTGGAACGGTGGCAAAGAAAACTATACAAACACATCGGGCTTTGGCGACCTGGTCTTCGGAGTGCTGTCGTGCGGGTGCATCAGCATCTATAATGAAACGATCGGTGACGTAGTTTTAAGAAACCCGATCGATGAGCCGACCAAATATGTTGGCACCTATAACCTTGATGCCAATTATAACCTGGTGTTCAGAAAAGATATGCAAAGCACCGTTACCTGGGCAAAGGATGCCTTCCCCGAAGGCGTGGCTGAACTTGGAGGCCCTGAAATACCAGCCACATCCGGCAGATACAGGATCCATTTTGACTGCCTCACAGGAGCATACAAATTTGAGGCTTCTCCTCTGCCTGCTGAAGGTATTGCTTATGTCGCCTATACCACCACTGCACCGGTCATCGACGGCGACCTGGCCGAATATGACTTGGCCTATGGTTCTGAAATCCTTGTGGCAGGAAATGGTCCCAACAACAATACCGTTACCTGGGGCGCCGCATGGGATCAGTACAGCCTTTATTTAGGTGTGAAAGTGGTTGACGCCGTGGTGGAAGGAAGCGGCAATCCGTGGGACAATGATGCCATTGAGTACTACATCGATGGCAACAACGATAAAGGCTCCAAGGTTGAAGCCGGCTTCGACACACAGTTGATTCAGGATTTCATGAGCAATAGCACCGTTGACACTGTCCTCTGGTTTAAAGCCGACGGTGTCCAGGCCACACCCGATCAGTGGGATGCAAAATGGAAACCCACCAGTGATGGCTATGCTGTTGAATTGAGACTGGCCTGGAGCATATTTGACTTTGCACCCGGAAAAGGCAGGGCCATTGGCTTCAGCTTGGGGAACAACGACAGCGACAATGGAATAGGGCGTGATTTTCAGACGGTATGGTACGGAACGGGAAGCAACTGGAGCAATCCTGCTGACCTTGGTGAATTGCAGCTGGCCGGCGGTCCGTATTTCTACGGATTCGAGGAGATCTTCTTCAACACCAGCATCAACCTGTACCCGAATCCTGCAAGTGGAAACGTCTACCTGCAAACAACCGCTAATGACCTTAACGGTGATATCACGATCTATGTTTCTGATATCACTGGAAAAACGTTGAAGGTGATCAATGAACGCTTAAACGGGATCAACAATATCGTGACCATCGGCACTGATGATCTGCCTACGGGTATGTACATTGTTAATATCCTAACTGAAAGTGGCAAGAGAGCGGTGAAAAAGCTCATTGTCTACTAA
- a CDS encoding alpha-amylase family glycosyl hydrolase: MKHYQNSLSALMSFIVIAFLWTACKQQPTEIIGKSRLPDSEIKHPEWSKNANIYEVNIRQYTPEGTFLAFVKHLPRLKEMGVDILWLMPINPIGELNRKGTLGSYYAIRDYLSVNPEYGTLDDLKLLVSRAHELGMKVILDWVANHTAWDNTLIEECPEWYKKDTAGKLVSPYDWTDVLQLDYDQPELHDYMINAMKHWIIEADVDGFRCDVASMVPTEFWNKARRELDQVKPVFMLAESEKPELLKSAFDMDYGWEFHHIMNQVAQGKMNVINMVDYFRKTDTLYPGNSYRMYFTSNHDENSWQGTEFERMGDAASLMAVLSATVPGMPLIYTGQEACLDKRLEFFEKDTIDWDRNAEYKEFYRVLLALKDRNKALWNGNEGGLMEIFPLANDSVVLAFTRQKDTDRIVALFNFSNERQEVKLKNFAYRGNYTDVFTGDELSLRKRALFKLEPWDYRIFELLK, translated from the coding sequence ATGAAACATTACCAGAATTCCCTTTCAGCTTTGATGAGTTTCATCGTCATTGCATTCCTCTGGACGGCATGCAAGCAACAACCAACAGAGATCATTGGTAAATCAAGGCTTCCTGACAGCGAGATCAAACACCCTGAATGGAGCAAAAATGCCAACATCTACGAGGTGAACATCCGCCAGTACACCCCTGAAGGGACATTCCTTGCTTTTGTGAAGCACCTCCCCCGCCTGAAAGAAATGGGAGTTGACATTCTATGGTTGATGCCCATCAATCCTATCGGCGAGCTGAACCGGAAGGGCACGCTGGGAAGCTACTATGCCATCCGGGATTACCTTTCAGTCAATCCGGAGTATGGCACCCTGGACGATCTGAAACTTCTGGTCAGCAGGGCACACGAGCTGGGCATGAAGGTGATCCTTGACTGGGTAGCCAACCATACTGCCTGGGATAATACGCTCATCGAAGAATGCCCCGAATGGTACAAGAAGGACACAGCCGGAAAGCTGGTTTCCCCATATGATTGGACCGATGTGCTGCAGCTGGATTACGACCAGCCGGAATTGCACGATTACATGATCAATGCGATGAAGCACTGGATCATTGAGGCCGACGTAGATGGGTTCAGGTGCGACGTTGCCAGCATGGTCCCCACTGAATTCTGGAACAAGGCACGCAGGGAACTGGATCAGGTAAAGCCCGTCTTCATGCTGGCTGAATCCGAGAAGCCGGAACTCCTAAAAAGTGCATTTGACATGGATTACGGCTGGGAATTCCATCACATCATGAACCAGGTGGCTCAGGGAAAAATGAATGTCATCAACATGGTGGACTATTTCAGGAAAACGGATACACTCTACCCTGGCAACAGCTACCGGATGTATTTCACTTCCAACCACGATGAGAACAGCTGGCAGGGGACTGAGTTCGAACGGATGGGCGATGCCGCATCCCTGATGGCGGTCCTGTCAGCCACGGTCCCCGGCATGCCCCTGATCTATACCGGACAGGAAGCCTGTCTGGACAAACGGCTGGAATTCTTTGAAAAAGATACCATTGACTGGGACAGGAATGCAGAATATAAAGAATTTTACCGCGTCCTGCTTGCGCTGAAGGACCGGAATAAGGCACTATGGAATGGCAATGAGGGAGGACTGATGGAAATCTTTCCCCTGGCAAATGATTCAGTGGTGCTTGCATTCACGCGGCAAAAAGACACCGACCGGATTGTGGCCCTCTTTAATTTTTCGAATGAACGGCAGGAAGTCAAGCTGAAAAATTTTGCCTATCGGGGGAATTATACGGATGTCTTTACCGGTGACGAGCTATCCTTAAGAAAAAGGGCTCTGTTCAAGTTGGAGCCCTGGGATTACAGAATTTTTGAGCTTCTAAAATGA